Proteins encoded within one genomic window of Tamandua tetradactyla isolate mTamTet1 chromosome 11, mTamTet1.pri, whole genome shotgun sequence:
- the HAUS8 gene encoding HAUS augmin-like complex subunit 8 isoform X2, with amino-acid sequence MADGSARGDGKPLVADSSTSGGAKPKGRRGRGGRVVESRYLQYEKKTAQKAPAADPGKTSSARVPEGGRKASLLQKNRDTTGVGTGDLQSTLLEGHGTAPPDLDLSAINDKSMIRKPSQLEKSLSKKIESSSFSALRKKSSDSAESMEMMESQTLLFTLLTVKIENGLARLEEKAERDLLTLCREKERLQQKAYELKRCLLLSQKKRELAGILDAQMEILSPFEAVAGRFKECYRSFATALDTTRHELPVRSIHLAEDGPQLLDDLQRELATTGRLLGELGLSGSDDSGKVLDLLHDLKEVIVKKDLELYRTFTQVLELSAEVSKEAAVTNQDIWEDVQGCSALSPWYFQREGAGEEPPPATLSSVGDGLPTS; translated from the exons ATGGCGGACGGCTCGGCGCGCGGCGATGG GAAGCCCCTGGTGGCGGACTCCAGCACTAGTGGCGGTGCGAAGCCGAAAGGAAGAAGAGGGCGAG GCGGAAGAGTGGTCGAGTCCCGGTACCTGCAGTATGAGAAGAAAACAGCCCAAAAG GCCCCTGCCGCTGACCCGGGCAAGACCAGCAGTGCGAGAGTGCCCGAAGGGGGCAGGAAGGCCAGCCTGCTCCAGAAAAACCGAG ATACCACTGGGGTCGGAACAGGCGACCTGCAGTCCACGCTGCTGGAGGGGCACGGCACGGCCCCGCCGGACCTGGACCTCTCCGCCATTAACG ATAAAAGCATGATCAGGAAGCCTTCACAGTTAGAAAAGTCGCTGTCAAAGAAAATAGAATCCAGTTCATTTTCTGCTTTGCGTAAAAAAAGCTCC GACTCGGCGGAGTCGATGGAGATGATGGAATCGCAGACGCTGCTGTTCACACTGCTGACGGTGAAG ATCGAGAACGGCCTGGCCCGGCTGGAGGAGAAGGCAGAGCGTGACCTGCTGACCCTGTGTCGGGAGAAGGAGAGGCTCCAGCAAAAGGCCTATGAGCTGAAGCGCTGTCTCCTCCTCTCTCAGAAAAAGCGGGAGCTGGCGGGCATCCTGGACGCCCAG ATGGAAATTCTTAGCCCATTCGAGGCCGTGGCCGGACGCTTCAAGGAGTGTTACAGAAGCTTCGCCACTGCCCTGGACACCACGAGGCACGAGCTGCCGGTGAGATCCATCCACCTGGCAGAAGATGGGCCACAGCTCTTAG ACGATCTGCAGCGTGAGTTGGCCACGACAGGCCGTCTCCTGGGAGAGCTGGGGCTCAGCGGCTCCGACGACAGCGGTAAAGTCCTGGACCTGCTGCATGACCTCAAGGAAGTAATCGTGAAGAAAGACCTGGAGCTCTACAG GACCTTCACCCAGGTGCTGGAACTCTCCGCCGAAGTGAGTAAAGAGGCAGCTGTCACAAACCAGGACATCTGGGAGGACGTGCAGGGCTGCTCGGCCTTGAGCCCCTGGTATTTCCAGCGGGAAGGTGCTGGTGAGGAGCCTCCCCCGGCCACCCTGTCCTCAGTTGGCGATGGGCTGCCTACATCCTGA
- the HAUS8 gene encoding HAUS augmin-like complex subunit 8 isoform X1 has protein sequence MADGSARGDGKPLVADSSTSGGAKPKGRRGRGGRVVESRYLQYEKKTAQKAPAADPGKTSSARVPEGGRKASLLQKNRADTTGVGTGDLQSTLLEGHGTAPPDLDLSAINDKSMIRKPSQLEKSLSKKIESSSFSALRKKSSDSAESMEMMESQTLLFTLLTVKIENGLARLEEKAERDLLTLCREKERLQQKAYELKRCLLLSQKKRELAGILDAQMEILSPFEAVAGRFKECYRSFATALDTTRHELPVRSIHLAEDGPQLLDDLQRELATTGRLLGELGLSGSDDSGKVLDLLHDLKEVIVKKDLELYRTFTQVLELSAEVSKEAAVTNQDIWEDVQGCSALSPWYFQREGAGEEPPPATLSSVGDGLPTS, from the exons ATGGCGGACGGCTCGGCGCGCGGCGATGG GAAGCCCCTGGTGGCGGACTCCAGCACTAGTGGCGGTGCGAAGCCGAAAGGAAGAAGAGGGCGAG GCGGAAGAGTGGTCGAGTCCCGGTACCTGCAGTATGAGAAGAAAACAGCCCAAAAG GCCCCTGCCGCTGACCCGGGCAAGACCAGCAGTGCGAGAGTGCCCGAAGGGGGCAGGAAGGCCAGCCTGCTCCAGAAAAACCGAG CAGATACCACTGGGGTCGGAACAGGCGACCTGCAGTCCACGCTGCTGGAGGGGCACGGCACGGCCCCGCCGGACCTGGACCTCTCCGCCATTAACG ATAAAAGCATGATCAGGAAGCCTTCACAGTTAGAAAAGTCGCTGTCAAAGAAAATAGAATCCAGTTCATTTTCTGCTTTGCGTAAAAAAAGCTCC GACTCGGCGGAGTCGATGGAGATGATGGAATCGCAGACGCTGCTGTTCACACTGCTGACGGTGAAG ATCGAGAACGGCCTGGCCCGGCTGGAGGAGAAGGCAGAGCGTGACCTGCTGACCCTGTGTCGGGAGAAGGAGAGGCTCCAGCAAAAGGCCTATGAGCTGAAGCGCTGTCTCCTCCTCTCTCAGAAAAAGCGGGAGCTGGCGGGCATCCTGGACGCCCAG ATGGAAATTCTTAGCCCATTCGAGGCCGTGGCCGGACGCTTCAAGGAGTGTTACAGAAGCTTCGCCACTGCCCTGGACACCACGAGGCACGAGCTGCCGGTGAGATCCATCCACCTGGCAGAAGATGGGCCACAGCTCTTAG ACGATCTGCAGCGTGAGTTGGCCACGACAGGCCGTCTCCTGGGAGAGCTGGGGCTCAGCGGCTCCGACGACAGCGGTAAAGTCCTGGACCTGCTGCATGACCTCAAGGAAGTAATCGTGAAGAAAGACCTGGAGCTCTACAG GACCTTCACCCAGGTGCTGGAACTCTCCGCCGAAGTGAGTAAAGAGGCAGCTGTCACAAACCAGGACATCTGGGAGGACGTGCAGGGCTGCTCGGCCTTGAGCCCCTGGTATTTCCAGCGGGAAGGTGCTGGTGAGGAGCCTCCCCCGGCCACCCTGTCCTCAGTTGGCGATGGGCTGCCTACATCCTGA